One Dokdonia sp. Dokd-P16 genomic window carries:
- a CDS encoding DUF3575 domain-containing protein, with protein MKRNLKLTYLSITLLFCSLTVYSQEDTVAPLENLFSANFNIIGAGLTYERVLGNKFTTHFNASYQLVGVSGGSNQDVDLTFAGNLSVGARYYYNRERRFEKGKKLTQNAGNFWAAEFQVIPDFTVATEERNVRYLTTYLVGAKYGLRRNITRNLNYECEFGLGYLFTDEDATVYPLLEFKLQYVLF; from the coding sequence ATGAAAAGAAATTTGAAACTCACGTACCTCTCAATCACATTGTTGTTCTGTTCGCTCACGGTATATTCTCAAGAAGATACGGTTGCTCCACTAGAAAATTTATTTAGCGCAAATTTCAATATTATTGGTGCAGGATTAACTTATGAGCGCGTTCTTGGTAATAAATTTACTACCCATTTCAATGCCTCTTATCAACTTGTAGGAGTTAGTGGTGGCAGTAATCAAGATGTTGATTTAACCTTTGCAGGTAATCTATCTGTAGGTGCTCGTTATTATTATAACAGAGAACGCCGCTTTGAAAAAGGAAAAAAGCTCACCCAGAACGCAGGAAACTTTTGGGCTGCAGAGTTTCAAGTAATTCCTGATTTCACCGTGGCAACAGAAGAGCGTAATGTAAGATATCTGACTACTTATCTTGTAGGAGCAAAATATGGTCTACGCAGAAACATCACAAGAAACTTAAATTACGAATGCGAATTCGGACTAGGATATTTATTTACAGATGAGGATGCCACTGTTTATCCATTATTAGAATTTAAGCTGCAATACGTTTTATTCTAA
- a CDS encoding peptidoglycan DD-metalloendopeptidase family protein, translating to MNNNFFSSLTQQFTPIINPTFKKEDYFPLDLSTANRDLDIDMLTRPHEHHVFLQAYLAKNNAKVAYGGYLEQRPLYDRSDYFQATDPKDKRNIHLGIDLWCDEGTAVLSPLEGEIHSFKRNENFGDYGPTIILKHKIGEHTFHTLYGHLSLASLEGKEVGQKVGGGEVIATLGNPDVNGDYAPHLHFQIVIDMEGKEGDYAGVGSHNTLDFYKKNCPDPNLLLKIY from the coding sequence ATGAATAACAATTTTTTTAGTTCGCTCACACAGCAATTTACACCCATCATAAACCCTACTTTTAAAAAGGAGGATTACTTTCCATTAGACTTGTCTACAGCTAATAGGGACTTGGATATTGATATGCTCACACGTCCGCATGAGCACCATGTGTTTTTACAAGCGTATCTTGCAAAGAATAATGCCAAAGTTGCTTATGGTGGCTATTTAGAGCAGCGACCACTTTATGATCGATCAGATTATTTTCAAGCTACAGACCCAAAAGACAAACGTAATATCCACCTAGGGATAGACTTATGGTGTGATGAAGGTACAGCAGTATTAAGTCCTCTAGAGGGTGAGATACATAGTTTTAAGCGTAATGAGAACTTTGGTGATTATGGGCCAACCATAATCTTAAAACATAAGATAGGGGAACATACTTTTCACACCTTGTATGGTCATCTTAGTCTTGCTTCTCTTGAAGGTAAGGAAGTAGGGCAAAAGGTAGGAGGAGGTGAGGTTATAGCAACCTTAGGAAATCCTGATGTGAATGGTGATTATGCGCCGCACCTACATTTTCAAATTGTAATAGACATGGAAGGCAAGGAAGGTGATTATGCCGGCGTAGGGAGCCACAATACCTTAGATTTTTACAAGAAAAACTGCCCAGACCCTAATCTGCTATTAAAAATTTATTAA
- a CDS encoding phosphatase PAP2 family protein, with amino-acid sequence MDQLIQYDQEFFLFLNGLGSPAWDQFWLIVTNKLSSIPLYAVLLFFIYKKFGVKGTLITVVAVALLITCVDQLANAFKHGFERPRPCRVEDFKGIIRYVAERCGRYGYYSAHAGNSMAVAVFAGLALKSTHRNLIFLLLFWSAMVGYSRIYVGVHYPGDVLTGWVIGAIIGFGIYRLQQWAVAKWA; translated from the coding sequence GTGGACCAACTTATCCAATACGATCAAGAGTTTTTCCTTTTCCTCAACGGATTAGGATCGCCTGCGTGGGATCAATTCTGGCTTATTGTTACAAATAAGCTTAGCTCGATTCCTTTATATGCCGTACTACTTTTTTTTATTTATAAAAAATTTGGTGTAAAAGGAACCTTGATAACAGTGGTTGCGGTTGCGTTACTCATTACGTGTGTAGACCAACTAGCAAATGCTTTTAAGCATGGTTTTGAAAGACCACGTCCTTGTAGAGTAGAAGACTTTAAAGGAATTATACGATATGTAGCAGAGCGATGTGGTCGTTATGGTTATTATTCCGCACATGCGGGAAATAGTATGGCAGTTGCTGTTTTTGCAGGTCTTGCCTTAAAATCAACACATAGAAATCTAATCTTTCTACTGCTTTTTTGGTCGGCGATGGTAGGCTATAGCCGTATTTATGTAGGTGTTCATTATCCAGGTGATGTCCTTACAGGTTGGGTAATAGGAGCAATAATAGGCTTTGGAATCTATAGACTGCAACAGTGGGCTGTAGCAAAGTGGGCTTAA
- a CDS encoding DUF2383 domain-containing protein produces the protein MKHLDLSYEKLNDLLDECFWAERRYFNAAEDIQITEYKRFLSHESVNRNRFCHKIVERMSQEGIEPSRLDIVKGNSNRDWIEVKAALENSKPKYLIGECMVQDEIVLNLLKDIIDDGWLPVNILEVLVPMEFQMKQSHIDLLKLKKKMKKKKQKAKEKKLKNKKSGVIDFKRMNASK, from the coding sequence ATGAAGCACCTTGACTTATCGTACGAAAAATTAAATGATTTACTAGATGAATGCTTTTGGGCAGAACGACGTTATTTTAATGCCGCAGAAGATATCCAGATTACAGAATATAAACGCTTTCTGAGTCATGAAAGCGTTAATAGAAATCGCTTTTGCCATAAAATAGTAGAGCGTATGTCACAAGAAGGAATTGAACCTAGTAGATTAGACATCGTTAAAGGAAATTCTAACCGTGACTGGATCGAAGTAAAAGCTGCACTAGAAAATAGCAAACCTAAATATCTTATAGGAGAATGCATGGTACAAGATGAAATTGTACTTAACTTACTTAAAGATATTATAGATGATGGATGGCTTCCTGTAAATATCCTAGAGGTACTCGTACCTATGGAATTCCAGATGAAGCAATCACACATTGACCTCTTGAAGCTTAAAAAGAAAATGAAAAAAAAGAAGCAAAAAGCAAAAGAGAAAAAGCTTAAGAATAAAAAATCAGGGGTTATAGATTTTAAAAGAATGAACGCCTCAAAATAA
- a CDS encoding DUF6268 family outer membrane beta-barrel protein, protein MNKQTNIIIVLLLLSGTCFAQLTDLARIEYTYFPQEQSDNSFRRFRTFINVPIKLKEDTYLVPGFEYRNVNLKFEDVVPFSREDLDRFQSFSLSLGYTQKISEEWRIGAKLGTTVTSNFSTGSAASSDYVHTGALYFINDKTNEGLDKPWRLIIGGRYDTESGRPFPLPFVNYYKEFHPDWSYTLGVPKSNIKRYFGKDRRHILQSFVTLDGFYANIQDNVDVAIPAGEFETAESISMMVALFGVGYEYCFTKHLVFYIYAGHTIINDIRLRDGDRDDVFTINDRNTFYGRSGIKFKI, encoded by the coding sequence ATGAATAAACAGACTAACATTATTATAGTATTACTACTGTTGAGTGGTACTTGTTTTGCTCAGCTTACAGATTTAGCTAGGATTGAGTATACATACTTCCCGCAGGAGCAATCTGATAATTCGTTTAGGAGGTTTAGAACATTTATTAATGTTCCTATAAAACTTAAAGAAGATACATACTTAGTTCCTGGATTTGAATATCGCAATGTGAATTTGAAGTTTGAAGATGTTGTGCCTTTTAGCCGTGAAGACTTAGATAGATTTCAATCGTTTAGTCTGTCTCTAGGATATACTCAGAAAATAAGTGAGGAGTGGCGCATAGGAGCAAAACTAGGTACTACGGTAACGTCTAATTTTAGTACAGGGTCTGCTGCTAGTAGTGATTATGTGCATACTGGGGCTTTATATTTTATTAACGATAAAACAAATGAAGGTCTGGATAAACCGTGGCGACTTATTATTGGTGGTCGCTATGATACAGAATCTGGAAGACCATTTCCATTACCTTTTGTAAACTATTATAAAGAATTTCATCCAGACTGGTCATATACGCTAGGTGTTCCAAAATCAAATATAAAACGCTATTTTGGGAAAGACCGTAGGCACATACTTCAAAGTTTTGTGACACTTGATGGATTTTATGCAAATATTCAAGATAATGTAGATGTTGCAATACCTGCTGGTGAGTTTGAAACTGCGGAGAGTATCTCTATGATGGTAGCACTATTTGGCGTAGGATATGAATACTGTTTTACAAAACACTTAGTATTCTATATATATGCTGGACACACGATTATAAATGACATACGATTACGTGATGGCGATAGAGATGATGTATTTACCATAAACGACAGAAATACGTTTTACGGTCGTTCAGGTATAAAATTTAAAATATAA
- a CDS encoding RNA polymerase sigma factor gives MLVTEIIEKCKTNDRKAQLQLYNKYCDGMYHVAFRFLKDSFEAEEAMHEGFINAFAKLHQFTGEVTFGAWLKRIVINKSLDMIKAKKAVIIPLNEEVMGKVDDEEGWDVGDDVTIEHVKNVISELPEKYKFPLMLFLIEGYDHQEISEILQITEVASRTLVHRGKKKLQEQLKTLNYGTGY, from the coding sequence TTGCTAGTTACTGAAATCATAGAAAAATGTAAAACTAATGATCGCAAGGCACAGCTGCAGCTGTACAATAAGTATTGTGATGGTATGTACCACGTCGCCTTTAGGTTTTTGAAAGATTCATTTGAAGCAGAGGAAGCGATGCATGAGGGGTTCATTAACGCCTTTGCAAAGTTGCACCAGTTTACTGGAGAAGTCACCTTTGGAGCCTGGCTTAAGCGTATTGTGATTAATAAAAGTCTAGATATGATCAAGGCAAAAAAAGCAGTGATTATCCCTCTTAATGAGGAAGTAATGGGCAAGGTAGATGATGAGGAGGGTTGGGATGTAGGAGATGACGTTACCATAGAACATGTGAAAAACGTTATCAGCGAACTTCCTGAAAAGTATAAATTTCCTCTTATGCTATTCTTAATAGAGGGTTATGATCATCAGGAAATTTCAGAAATATTACAGATTACAGAAGTGGCTTCTAGAACGCTGGTGCACCGCGGGAAGAAAAAACTTCAAGAACAATTAAAGACGCTTAATTATGGCACAGGATATTAG
- the meaB gene encoding methylmalonyl Co-A mutase-associated GTPase MeaB, whose product MSDKNTPINKSINPAFYKKSKKQGTIDVSQLAQRLITGNITALSQGITLIESSIQEHQVKAQQLIELCLPHANTSVRLGITGVPGVGKSTFIESLGNYLTDQGKKVAVLAVDPTSSVSHGSILGDKTRMYELSQNPNAFIRPSASGDSLGGVARKTREAIILCEAAGFDTIIIETVGVGQSETVVHSMVDFFLLLKLAGAGDELQGIKRGIIEMADTIVINKADGGNEKAARLARSAFAKALHLFPPKSSNWTPKVITCSALEHSGISDSWDLVSDYCNHTQASGYFAKKRAEQNKFWLLQTIENTLKDTFYNNKDVKSTLPEILEKVARGEVSPFKAAKSLIATADS is encoded by the coding sequence GTGAGCGATAAAAACACACCCATAAACAAGAGTATTAATCCTGCATTTTACAAAAAAAGTAAGAAGCAAGGCACTATTGATGTATCACAACTAGCCCAGCGATTAATTACTGGTAATATTACCGCATTATCACAAGGAATCACTTTAATAGAAAGCTCGATTCAAGAGCATCAAGTAAAAGCACAGCAACTTATAGAACTGTGTTTACCTCATGCCAATACATCTGTTAGGCTAGGAATCACAGGTGTTCCTGGTGTAGGTAAAAGTACATTTATAGAAAGCTTAGGAAACTATCTTACAGATCAAGGAAAAAAAGTAGCCGTACTTGCAGTAGACCCTACCAGCTCTGTTTCTCATGGAAGTATCTTAGGTGATAAAACGAGGATGTATGAGCTATCTCAAAACCCTAACGCCTTTATAAGACCTAGCGCTTCTGGAGATTCTCTAGGCGGCGTAGCTCGTAAAACTAGAGAGGCCATCATACTCTGCGAGGCTGCAGGCTTTGACACTATTATTATTGAAACTGTAGGTGTAGGACAAAGTGAGACCGTAGTACACTCTATGGTTGATTTCTTTCTATTACTAAAACTTGCCGGAGCAGGAGACGAATTACAAGGAATTAAACGCGGGATTATAGAAATGGCAGACACCATTGTAATTAATAAGGCAGATGGTGGTAATGAAAAGGCAGCACGGCTGGCTAGGTCAGCTTTTGCAAAAGCATTGCACCTTTTTCCACCTAAGTCTAGCAATTGGACTCCTAAAGTTATTACGTGTAGCGCCTTAGAACATTCAGGGATTTCAGATTCTTGGGACTTAGTTTCAGATTACTGTAATCATACGCAAGCCTCTGGATATTTTGCTAAGAAAAGAGCAGAGCAGAACAAGTTTTGGCTATTACAGACCATAGAGAATACTCTTAAGGATACATTTTATAATAACAAGGACGTGAAGTCAACACTTCCCGAAATTCTTGAAAAAGTTGCTCGTGGTGAGGTATCGCCATTTAAAGCGGCGAAGTCACTAATCGCAACAGCCGATTCTTAA
- a CDS encoding sigma-54-dependent transcriptional regulator has product MAKILIIEDEAAIRRVLTKILSEESKDYQVEEAADGLEGINKIREEDYDLVLCDIKMPKMDGVEVLEAARKLKPETPMVMISGHGDLDTAVNTMRLGAFDYISKPPDLNRLLNTVRNALDRKTLVVENIQLKKKVSKKYEMVGKSKEIGQIKEMIEKVAPTDARVLITGPNGTGKELVAHWLHEKSDRAKGALIEVNCAAIPSELIESELFGHVKGAFTSANKDRAGKFEAANGGTIFLDEIGDMSLSAQAKVLRALQESRVQRVGSDKDIKVDVRVVAATNKNLKEEIAEGRFREDLYHRLAVILIKVPALNDRRDDIPILIEHFAKKISQEQGTAKKSFSDKAIDLLKAYDWTGNIRELRNVVERLIILSGPEVSEGDVKLFASK; this is encoded by the coding sequence ATGGCAAAGATTTTAATTATAGAGGATGAGGCTGCGATACGTCGTGTACTTACTAAAATATTATCAGAAGAGAGTAAGGATTATCAAGTAGAAGAAGCTGCAGATGGACTTGAAGGTATTAATAAGATCCGCGAGGAAGACTATGACTTAGTCCTTTGTGATATTAAAATGCCTAAAATGGATGGTGTTGAGGTACTTGAAGCTGCACGTAAGCTCAAGCCAGAAACTCCTATGGTAATGATCTCAGGGCATGGTGACCTAGATACGGCTGTAAACACGATGCGTTTAGGAGCTTTTGATTATATATCTAAGCCGCCAGACCTTAATAGATTACTTAATACGGTACGCAACGCACTAGACCGTAAAACCCTTGTTGTAGAAAACATTCAGCTTAAGAAAAAGGTGAGTAAGAAATACGAGATGGTGGGTAAAAGCAAGGAGATCGGTCAAATTAAAGAAATGATTGAGAAGGTTGCACCTACAGATGCTAGAGTACTTATTACTGGACCTAATGGTACTGGTAAAGAGCTGGTAGCACACTGGCTGCACGAGAAAAGTGATCGTGCAAAAGGAGCACTTATAGAGGTAAACTGTGCTGCCATCCCGTCAGAACTTATAGAGAGCGAACTTTTTGGCCACGTAAAAGGTGCTTTTACTAGCGCAAATAAAGATCGTGCTGGAAAGTTTGAAGCTGCAAACGGTGGAACTATTTTTCTAGATGAAATAGGAGATATGAGTCTTTCTGCACAGGCCAAAGTACTTAGAGCTTTACAAGAAAGCCGTGTACAACGTGTAGGTAGTGATAAAGACATTAAAGTGGATGTGCGTGTAGTGGCGGCAACTAATAAGAATCTAAAAGAAGAAATAGCAGAAGGAAGATTCCGTGAGGATTTATATCATAGACTGGCAGTAATTTTAATTAAAGTGCCAGCGCTCAATGATCGTAGAGATGACATTCCGATTCTTATAGAACATTTTGCAAAGAAAATCTCTCAAGAGCAGGGAACTGCAAAAAAATCATTTTCAGACAAAGCCATTGATTTACTTAAGGCTTATGACTGGACAGGAAATATACGTGAACTGCGCAATGTAGTAGAACGACTTATTATCTTAAGTGGCCCAGAAGTGTCAGAAGGAGATGTAAAACTATTTGCTAGTAAATAA
- a CDS encoding Cof-type HAD-IIB family hydrolase produces the protein MENTIKILCSDIDGTLLNKERWLSDETVYAFAKARLPLILASSRPPQAMRYLQKGLGNLGESLIAYNGGLIIGKNNAIIESNTFPTALLENLASHHAKHTYNLSIYSHEYWFTDNEDEWSLREINNTRATPVYQTALESLDFLNNEHLGIHKLMCMGNPAELDEIIKLLTPTYGNLVHFYRSKDTYLEITPKNIDKATALRKLLVAEYGYEMSEVMAFGDNHNDDELIKNVGLGIAVANATDTLKSLADYVSPFTNKEHAVAQAINKFLIAD, from the coding sequence ATGGAAAACACTATAAAAATACTCTGTTCAGATATAGACGGCACTTTATTAAATAAAGAACGCTGGTTAAGTGATGAGACTGTTTACGCTTTCGCGAAAGCGAGATTACCCCTTATTCTAGCATCCTCACGACCGCCACAAGCTATGCGCTACTTACAAAAAGGTCTAGGCAACTTAGGTGAGTCTTTAATAGCTTATAATGGAGGGCTTATTATAGGTAAGAATAACGCGATTATAGAAAGCAACACCTTCCCCACTGCGCTACTCGAGAACTTAGCAAGTCATCACGCTAAACATACTTACAACCTTAGTATTTATAGTCATGAGTACTGGTTTACAGATAATGAAGATGAGTGGAGCTTGCGAGAAATAAACAATACGCGTGCAACTCCAGTATACCAAACAGCCTTAGAAAGTCTTGATTTTTTAAACAACGAGCATCTTGGAATCCATAAGCTCATGTGCATGGGAAATCCAGCGGAGCTTGATGAAATTATAAAACTTCTAACGCCAACTTATGGAAATCTCGTACATTTTTACCGCTCTAAGGATACGTATCTCGAGATCACTCCAAAAAACATAGACAAAGCAACCGCTTTGAGAAAACTTCTAGTAGCTGAATATGGTTACGAGATGAGCGAAGTAATGGCTTTTGGCGATAATCATAATGACGACGAACTCATAAAAAATGTAGGATTAGGTATTGCCGTAGCAAATGCTACAGACACCTTAAAGTCACTAGCAGATTATGTGAGTCCTTTTACAAATAAAGAGCACGCCGTTGCACAAGCCATTAATAAATTTTTAATAGCAGATTAG
- a CDS encoding M20/M25/M40 family metallo-hydrolase, producing MNKNLHYILATALVVVSAFAKAQNDSITVRKIYSAALTEGQSYEWLDHLSNQIGSRLSGSLGAERAVTWTKSELEKVGLDKVWLQPVMVPKWIRGEAERAFIEGDNASTTSVPICALGGSVATKTTGLKANVVEVMGIEELKALDPNEVKGKIVFFNRPMDDELIRTFQAYGGCVDQRYAGAMEAAKLGAVGVIVRSVTHSFDDYPHTGSMSYGDLPNSKRIPAAAISTKGAALLSTSLKLNPDTKFFYKMSCKNLADVESHNVIAEITGSEYPDKYMVVGGHLDSWDLGDGSHDDGAGVVQSMEALRLMKAIGYKPKHSIRVVLFMNEENGLRGGNKYAQEAKAKGENHVFALESDSGGFTPRGFSFDSDDRNFNEVLTWKSLFEPYLIHDFTRGGSGADIGPLKATNDGIVLAGLRPDSQRYFDHHHAANDTFDAVNKRELELGAATMTSLLYLMDNYIQPSGK from the coding sequence ATGAATAAAAATTTACATTATATCCTTGCGACTGCACTTGTAGTTGTTTCCGCTTTCGCGAAAGCGCAAAATGATTCAATTACTGTGAGAAAAATATATTCGGCAGCGCTTACAGAAGGACAAAGTTACGAGTGGCTTGATCACTTGTCTAATCAAATAGGATCGAGACTAAGCGGAAGCTTAGGAGCCGAAAGAGCGGTGACCTGGACAAAAAGCGAACTAGAAAAAGTGGGTCTTGATAAGGTATGGTTACAACCAGTGATGGTGCCAAAATGGATACGAGGTGAAGCCGAAAGAGCATTTATAGAAGGAGATAATGCAAGCACTACCTCTGTGCCTATTTGCGCACTTGGAGGATCTGTTGCGACAAAAACCACTGGACTTAAGGCCAATGTAGTGGAGGTAATGGGAATAGAAGAATTAAAAGCACTCGATCCAAACGAGGTAAAAGGAAAGATTGTCTTTTTTAATAGACCTATGGATGATGAGCTTATAAGAACTTTTCAAGCTTATGGTGGTTGTGTAGACCAGCGTTATGCAGGAGCGATGGAAGCTGCAAAGCTAGGAGCGGTAGGTGTGATTGTAAGATCTGTGACACACAGCTTTGATGATTACCCACATACAGGATCGATGTCTTATGGTGATTTGCCTAATTCAAAACGTATTCCTGCAGCTGCAATAAGTACCAAAGGAGCAGCGCTTTTAAGTACCTCTTTAAAGCTAAATCCTGACACCAAATTTTTTTATAAAATGTCTTGTAAGAATCTTGCAGATGTAGAGTCGCATAATGTGATTGCTGAAATTACAGGAAGTGAATATCCAGATAAATACATGGTTGTAGGTGGTCACTTAGATTCTTGGGATCTAGGAGACGGATCGCATGATGATGGAGCAGGAGTAGTACAAAGTATGGAAGCGCTACGATTAATGAAGGCAATAGGTTATAAGCCTAAGCATAGTATTCGTGTAGTATTATTCATGAATGAAGAAAATGGCCTTCGAGGAGGTAATAAATATGCACAAGAAGCAAAGGCAAAAGGTGAAAACCATGTATTTGCTTTAGAAAGTGACTCTGGCGGATTTACACCAAGAGGTTTTTCTTTTGATAGTGATGATCGTAACTTCAATGAAGTGCTTACTTGGAAATCATTATTTGAGCCTTACTTAATTCACGACTTTACAAGAGGAGGGAGCGGCGCAGATATTGGTCCGCTCAAAGCTACAAATGATGGTATTGTGCTCGCAGGACTGCGTCCAGACTCGCAACGTTATTTTGACCATCACCATGCAGCAAATGATACCTTTGACGCAGTAAATAAAAGAGAACTTGAACTGGGCGCTGCCACAATGACTAGCCTACTATATTTGATGGATAACTATATACAGCCTTCAGGTAAATAA
- a CDS encoding MATE family efflux transporter, with protein MRFSDYTKEFGINLKIAYPIMLGQLGHILVALADNLMVGQLGAAQLAAVSLGNSLVFIALSIGIGFSFAITPLVAEADGKGDIAKGRLHFHHGVIMCTINGVLLFITLLIAKPLLYMLDQPPEVVELAIPYLEIVALSMIPLMIFQGFKQFADGLSQTKYAMYATIVANVVNVVFNYVLIYGIWVFPRLEVEGAAWGTLISRFFMVALLIFMLSRKRKFKPYFHWGSKEHIQLAEFKTLFKLGFPTALQMLFEVGVFTAAIFLSGILGTNAQAANQIALNLASMTFMIAVGLGVTATIRVGNQKGKADFPNLRRIAFSIFILCFLIEAVFAVGFILLKDWLPPFYLDNPEVIFLAAQLLIVAALFQLSDGVQVTILGALRGLQDVNIPTVICFIAYWIVGFPIMWYMGKDEQMGVQGVWVGLLAGLTASAVMLYFRFNYLSKKLIDQQ; from the coding sequence ATGAGATTCTCAGACTACACAAAGGAATTTGGCATCAATCTTAAAATAGCATATCCTATTATGCTAGGACAGCTGGGTCATATTCTTGTAGCGCTGGCAGATAATTTGATGGTGGGACAGCTGGGTGCAGCACAACTTGCAGCAGTGAGCCTAGGCAATAGCTTGGTGTTTATTGCGCTTTCAATAGGTATCGGATTTTCATTTGCAATCACACCACTCGTAGCAGAAGCAGACGGGAAGGGAGATATAGCAAAGGGTCGATTGCACTTTCATCATGGTGTGATTATGTGTACTATAAATGGTGTGTTATTATTTATCACGCTATTAATCGCAAAGCCTTTGTTATACATGCTTGATCAGCCGCCAGAGGTGGTAGAACTGGCAATTCCATACCTTGAGATTGTAGCATTGTCTATGATTCCACTCATGATATTTCAGGGTTTCAAGCAGTTTGCAGATGGTTTATCTCAAACCAAATATGCAATGTATGCTACCATTGTAGCAAACGTGGTCAACGTCGTATTTAACTATGTTTTGATTTATGGAATCTGGGTATTCCCAAGATTAGAAGTAGAAGGTGCAGCCTGGGGAACATTAATTTCTCGTTTCTTTATGGTGGCACTGTTAATTTTTATGCTTTCGCGAAAGCGTAAATTCAAACCCTATTTTCACTGGGGAAGTAAGGAGCACATCCAGCTTGCTGAGTTTAAAACCTTGTTTAAATTAGGATTTCCAACAGCATTACAGATGCTTTTTGAAGTAGGCGTTTTTACAGCAGCTATATTCTTATCTGGTATACTAGGAACAAATGCACAAGCAGCAAATCAAATTGCGCTTAACCTTGCATCGATGACGTTTATGATTGCGGTAGGACTTGGAGTAACAGCAACCATACGCGTGGGAAATCAAAAAGGTAAAGCCGATTTTCCTAATCTGCGTCGAATAGCATTCTCTATATTTATATTATGTTTCTTGATTGAAGCGGTTTTTGCAGTAGGGTTTATACTTCTCAAAGATTGGCTTCCTCCATTTTATCTAGATAATCCAGAAGTGATTTTTCTAGCAGCTCAATTATTAATTGTAGCAGCCTTATTCCAGCTAAGTGATGGTGTACAAGTAACTATACTAGGAGCATTACGAGGATTGCAAGATGTAAATATTCCCACTGTAATCTGCTTTATAGCGTACTGGATAGTAGGATTTCCTATAATGTGGTACATGGGTAAAGATGAGCAGATGGGAGTACAAGGTGTCTGGGTAGGTTTGCTAGCAGGGCTTACGGCCTCTGCAGTGATGTTGTACTTTAGATTTAATTACCTTAGCAAGAAATTAATAGACCAACAGTAA
- a CDS encoding PPK2 family polyphosphate kinase: MSDIKPEDYKITNGVTLSDRETIMFSDVEEKELERKLKKIRKKLGKLQDTMYAHDKYSVLVCLQGMDTSGKDSLIREVFKDFNARGVEVQSFKVPTELELSHDYLWRHYLALPERGKFGVHNRTHYENVLVTRVHPEYILGEKLPNVHSIDDVNDAFWDKRFEQIKNFEKHLTENGTIIYKFFMHLSKDEQKDRLLRRLNKKEKNWKFSAGDLKERKLWDTYQEYYEDAINRTSTEKAPWYVIPADNKPAARLAVATILLETLSQYDDIQEPELDDKTKANLADYKEQLSNE; the protein is encoded by the coding sequence ATGAGTGACATTAAACCAGAAGATTATAAAATCACAAACGGAGTAACACTTTCAGATAGAGAAACCATCATGTTTTCAGACGTAGAAGAGAAGGAGCTAGAACGCAAGCTCAAGAAAATACGTAAGAAACTAGGTAAACTCCAAGACACCATGTACGCGCATGATAAATATAGCGTGCTAGTTTGTCTTCAAGGGATGGACACTTCTGGTAAGGATAGTCTCATACGTGAAGTCTTTAAGGATTTTAATGCACGCGGTGTTGAGGTACAAAGCTTCAAAGTGCCTACAGAGCTAGAGTTAAGTCATGACTACTTATGGCGTCATTACCTTGCGCTGCCAGAGCGTGGGAAATTTGGTGTCCATAACCGTACGCATTATGAAAATGTACTTGTAACTCGAGTGCACCCAGAATATATTTTAGGAGAAAAACTTCCTAACGTTCATAGTATAGATGATGTCAATGACGCATTCTGGGATAAGCGATTTGAACAAATCAAAAACTTCGAAAAGCATCTTACAGAGAACGGAACCATCATCTATAAATTCTTTATGCATTTATCTAAAGATGAGCAGAAAGATAGATTATTACGCAGACTTAATAAGAAAGAGAAGAACTGGAAATTTTCGGCTGGAGATTTAAAGGAGCGCAAGCTCTGGGATACTTATCAAGAATATTATGAGGACGCCATAAATCGTACTTCTACAGAGAAAGCTCCGTGGTATGTGATTCCAGCAGATAATAAGCCTGCTGCACGTCTTGCAGTAGCAACCATATTACTAGAGACACTGTCGCAATATGACGATATTCAAGAGCCAGAATTAGACGATAAAACAAAGGCAAATCTTGCCGATTATAAAGAACAGCTAAGCAATGAATAA